Proteins co-encoded in one Nitratireductor kimnyeongensis genomic window:
- a CDS encoding CaiB/BaiF CoA transferase family protein, translating into MNNPPLKGIRVIELARILAGPWAGQVLADLGADVIKVENPNGGDDTRKWGPPFVEGADGENLSAAYYHSCNRGKRSIALDFSQPEEAEKLKKLIATADVLIENFKLGGLKKYGLDYESLKAINPRLVYCSITGFGQTGPYAPRAGYDFIIQGMSGLMSITGAPGGEPQKVGVAVSDIFTGLYSVIAIQAALRHAEATGQGQHIDMALLDSQVAVLANQNMNYLISGNSPVQMGNAHMNIAPYEVLPVKDGHIILAVGNDGQFQRFCRIVGLDDLQADERFATNPARVANRAALRERIVATLAGWEKGALLGECDANAVPASPINTIEEMFDDPQVKARGMQLSLDDGHGTVLPSVRSPINLSQTPLAFERPSPRLGEHTAEILREIGEDSE; encoded by the coding sequence ATGAACAACCCACCCCTGAAGGGCATTCGCGTCATCGAACTGGCGCGCATTCTGGCCGGCCCATGGGCAGGTCAGGTTCTGGCCGATCTGGGCGCTGACGTCATCAAGGTCGAAAACCCCAATGGCGGCGACGACACCCGCAAATGGGGACCGCCCTTCGTGGAAGGTGCGGATGGCGAGAACCTCTCGGCTGCCTATTACCATTCGTGCAACCGCGGCAAGCGCTCCATCGCGCTCGACTTCTCGCAGCCGGAAGAGGCGGAGAAGCTGAAAAAGCTGATCGCCACTGCCGACGTTCTGATCGAGAACTTCAAGCTGGGTGGCCTCAAAAAATACGGGCTCGACTATGAAAGCCTGAAGGCCATCAACCCGCGCCTCGTCTATTGCTCTATCACAGGCTTTGGCCAGACCGGCCCTTATGCGCCGCGTGCGGGCTACGACTTCATCATTCAGGGCATGTCGGGCCTGATGTCCATCACCGGCGCACCGGGCGGCGAGCCGCAGAAGGTGGGCGTAGCGGTGAGCGACATCTTCACCGGGCTCTACTCGGTGATCGCCATTCAGGCGGCACTGCGCCATGCGGAGGCGACCGGCCAGGGCCAGCACATCGACATGGCGCTGCTCGACAGTCAGGTCGCCGTGCTTGCCAACCAGAACATGAACTACCTTATCTCCGGCAACAGCCCGGTGCAGATGGGCAATGCGCATATGAACATTGCGCCCTATGAGGTGCTGCCGGTTAAGGACGGGCACATCATCCTTGCCGTGGGCAATGACGGCCAGTTCCAGCGCTTCTGCAGGATCGTCGGGCTGGACGACCTGCAGGCAGACGAACGCTTTGCAACCAACCCGGCGCGCGTGGCCAACCGCGCAGCGCTGCGCGAACGCATCGTGGCCACGCTGGCGGGCTGGGAAAAGGGAGCGCTTTTGGGCGAGTGCGACGCAAACGCGGTGCCGGCAAGTCCGATCAACACGATCGAGGAGATGTTCGACGACCCGCAGGTGAAGGCGCGCGGCATGCAGCTTTCCCTCGATGACGGGCACGGCACGGTGCTGCCCTCGGTGCGCTCCCCTATCAACCTTTCACAAACACCGCTCGCCTTTGAGCGGCCAAGCCCAAGGCTTGGCGAACACACGGCAGAGATCCTGCGCGAAATCGGAGAAGACAGCGAATGA
- a CDS encoding alpha/beta fold hydrolase: MSIITRNNIKVSGEGQTPMIFAHGFGCDQNMWRFIAPEFERDHKVILFDHVGAGRSDLAAYDQAKYATLDGYADDIVEICEALNVEHGVFVGHSVSAMIGALASIKSPGHFEKLVLVCPSPCYLNDGAYQGGFSQQQLEELLEFLDENHMGWSAQMAPIIMGNTERPELSEELENSFCRTDPDIARKFARATFLSDNRADLASVPSPCLVLQCKEDVIAGQQVGKYVEEHIPEARLTLLDAYGHCPNLSAPDQVIKAMRDFL; the protein is encoded by the coding sequence ATGTCGATCATCACGCGCAACAACATAAAAGTCAGCGGCGAAGGCCAGACGCCGATGATCTTTGCCCATGGCTTCGGGTGTGATCAGAACATGTGGCGTTTCATTGCTCCGGAATTCGAGCGCGACCACAAGGTGATTTTGTTCGACCACGTAGGGGCGGGTCGCTCCGATCTTGCAGCATATGATCAAGCGAAATATGCCACGCTCGACGGCTATGCGGATGACATCGTCGAGATCTGCGAAGCCCTGAATGTTGAACACGGAGTTTTTGTCGGCCATTCGGTAAGCGCGATGATCGGAGCGCTGGCTTCAATCAAATCGCCCGGGCATTTCGAAAAACTCGTCTTGGTCTGCCCTTCCCCATGCTACCTCAATGACGGGGCGTATCAGGGCGGGTTTTCGCAGCAGCAACTGGAAGAATTGTTGGAGTTTCTCGACGAGAACCACATGGGCTGGTCGGCACAGATGGCTCCAATAATCATGGGGAACACCGAACGCCCTGAACTTTCCGAGGAGCTTGAAAACAGCTTCTGCCGCACCGACCCGGATATTGCCCGAAAGTTTGCACGCGCGACATTTCTATCAGACAATCGCGCAGATCTTGCTTCCGTACCCTCACCGTGTCTTGTGCTGCAATGCAAAGAGGATGTGATCGCCGGTCAGCAGGTCGGAAAGTATGTGGAAGAGCACATTCCTGAAGCGCGACTGACCCTGCTTGATGCCTATGGACATTGTCCAAATCTCAGCGCACCCGATCAGGTGATCAAGGCCATGAGAGATTTTCTGTGA
- a CDS encoding alpha/beta fold hydrolase: protein MGFDAETRLASPTGSDLHVLTRRARETVRAAVQINHGVAEHAARYARFADFLSESGFHVYAHDHRGHGKTKAPGAPLGHIGPKATAGTLLKDVETVHRYIAKEHAGLPIIIFGHSMGGMIALNYALRNGHRLAGAAIWNAPLATRVEALAGKAVLAWERFRLGSDVPSRLLPKLTFASWARAFPDRRTDADWLSRDESEVDKYIADPLSGWEASIGIWTALFDFSLKAADNAALEAARKTLPFMLVGGSEDPSTKGGKIVRKLESRLRENGFLNLETRIYDGFRHESLNEIGRERAMEDFVRWAGKLIN from the coding sequence ATGGGCTTCGATGCTGAAACCCGCCTGGCATCGCCGACCGGGTCCGATCTGCATGTTTTGACACGCCGGGCGCGCGAAACCGTGCGCGCTGCAGTACAGATCAACCATGGGGTGGCAGAGCATGCGGCCCGCTATGCCCGTTTCGCAGATTTTCTGTCCGAAAGCGGTTTCCATGTGTATGCGCATGACCATCGCGGCCATGGCAAGACCAAGGCTCCCGGCGCACCACTCGGCCATATCGGGCCGAAGGCGACCGCCGGAACGTTGCTCAAGGATGTGGAGACGGTTCACAGATACATTGCCAAGGAGCATGCCGGTCTTCCGATCATCATTTTCGGCCACTCCATGGGGGGTATGATCGCGCTCAACTACGCGCTGCGCAACGGCCACCGCCTTGCGGGTGCGGCGATCTGGAATGCGCCGCTGGCGACAAGGGTGGAGGCGCTGGCCGGCAAGGCCGTGCTCGCGTGGGAACGTTTTCGCCTGGGCTCGGACGTTCCCTCGCGGCTTCTGCCGAAACTCACCTTCGCCAGCTGGGCGCGTGCCTTTCCCGACCGGCGCACCGATGCCGACTGGCTGTCTCGGGATGAGAGCGAAGTGGATAAATATATCGCTGACCCCCTCTCTGGCTGGGAAGCATCCATCGGCATCTGGACAGCACTCTTCGATTTCAGTCTGAAGGCAGCCGACAATGCGGCGCTGGAGGCCGCCCGCAAGACATTGCCCTTCATGCTCGTCGGTGGAAGCGAAGACCCCTCCACTAAAGGCGGGAAGATCGTCCGCAAGCTCGAAAGCCGACTGCGAGAAAACGGCTTTTTGAATCTTGAAACAAGGATCTACGACGGTTTCCGACACGAATCTCTCAACGAAATCGGCCGCGAGAGGGCGATGGAGGACTTTGTCCGCTGGGCCGGAAAACTCATCAATTAA
- the paaD gene encoding 1,2-phenylacetyl-CoA epoxidase subunit PaaD, whose amino-acid sequence MTAFSSGQSVPAGGEKEVRAYRAAAAVVDPEIPAVTIADLGILRGVEMDGDVAVARVTPTYTGCPAVLAIELALETALRDAGFEPRVERVISPAWTTDWITEEGREKLRVYGIAPPVKASNSIRALFGETQVACPRCGSLETARISEFGSTACKALYRCQTCHEPFDYFKCI is encoded by the coding sequence GTGACGGCCTTTTCTTCAGGTCAGTCTGTCCCCGCAGGCGGGGAGAAGGAAGTGCGCGCCTATCGCGCCGCCGCCGCCGTGGTCGATCCGGAAATCCCCGCCGTCACCATTGCCGATCTCGGCATCCTGCGCGGTGTCGAGATGGATGGCGATGTCGCCGTCGCCCGCGTCACACCCACCTATACGGGGTGCCCGGCGGTGCTCGCCATTGAACTTGCGTTGGAAACGGCGCTGCGTGACGCCGGTTTCGAACCGCGCGTGGAGCGTGTCATTTCGCCCGCCTGGACGACGGACTGGATTACGGAGGAGGGGCGCGAAAAGCTGCGCGTCTATGGCATCGCGCCACCCGTGAAAGCCTCCAACTCCATTCGCGCCCTGTTTGGCGAGACGCAAGTGGCGTGCCCACGCTGCGGCTCGCTTGAGACCGCGCGCATTTCCGAATTCGGCTCCACGGCCTGCAAGGCACTCTACCGCTGCCAGACCTGCCACGAGCCTTTCGACTATTTCAAATGTATCTGA
- the paaA gene encoding 1,2-phenylacetyl-CoA epoxidase subunit PaaA yields the protein MYSQGLIGAKTDTTEDEAFLAAFQARVDAEEKIEPNDPMPEGYRKTLVRQIGQHAHSEIVGMLPEGNWITRAPSLRRKAALLAKVQDEGGHGLYLYSAAETLGVSREEMTEELLSGKAKYSSIFNYPTQTWADIGAIGWLVDGAAIMNQIPLCRCSYGPYARAMIRVCKEESFHQRQGYEIMMTLARGTPEQKEMAQDALNRWWWPSLMMFGPPDSDSQHSDQSMKWKIKRFTNDELRQKFVDATVPQGEFIGLTFPDPDLKWNEEKGSYDFGPIDWDEFWRVVKGHGPMNRERIEARRKAWDDGAWVREAALAHAEKRKARHEAAKMAAE from the coding sequence ATGTATAGCCAAGGGCTTATCGGTGCGAAAACCGATACCACCGAAGACGAGGCCTTTCTCGCCGCCTTTCAGGCGCGGGTCGATGCCGAAGAGAAAATCGAGCCCAACGACCCGATGCCGGAGGGCTATCGCAAGACGCTGGTCCGTCAGATCGGCCAGCACGCGCATTCCGAGATTGTCGGCATGCTGCCGGAGGGCAACTGGATCACACGCGCGCCGTCGCTGCGCCGCAAGGCGGCCCTGCTTGCCAAGGTGCAGGATGAGGGCGGCCACGGGCTCTATCTCTATTCCGCCGCTGAGACGCTGGGCGTTTCGCGGGAGGAAATGACGGAGGAACTCCTCAGCGGTAAGGCAAAATATTCATCCATCTTCAACTACCCGACCCAGACCTGGGCCGATATCGGCGCGATTGGTTGGCTGGTGGATGGCGCTGCCATCATGAACCAGATCCCGCTCTGCCGCTGTTCCTATGGTCCCTATGCCCGCGCCATGATCCGGGTGTGCAAGGAAGAGAGCTTCCATCAGCGCCAGGGCTACGAGATCATGATGACGCTTGCGCGTGGCACGCCCGAGCAGAAGGAGATGGCGCAGGATGCGCTGAACCGCTGGTGGTGGCCCTCGCTCATGATGTTTGGCCCCCCCGACAGCGACAGCCAGCACAGCGACCAGTCGATGAAGTGGAAGATCAAGCGCTTCACCAATGACGAGCTCAGACAGAAATTCGTTGATGCAACGGTGCCGCAGGGCGAGTTCATCGGCCTGACCTTTCCCGATCCCGATCTGAAATGGAACGAGGAGAAGGGCTCTTACGATTTCGGCCCCATCGACTGGGACGAGTTCTGGCGCGTGGTGAAGGGGCATGGCCCCATGAACCGCGAACGCATTGAGGCCCGGCGGAAAGCCTGGGACGATGGCGCATGGGTGCGCGAGGCGGCCCTTGCCCATGCGGAAAAACGGAAAGCCCGCCACGAGGCGGCGAAAATGGCGGCGGAGTGA
- a CDS encoding PaaI family thioesterase, producing MNTQFEAEQALGAARETLQSVFAPWIQALAIEALSADETGVDFHLPENADLVHVGGVICGQATASAADTCAVAALSAANGRFRTCTTVDMTTHFIRPLKPGAVLMRVEILSNGRRMAYVRVEMRAEGDARLAFTATGAYAYLE from the coding sequence ATGAACACGCAATTTGAGGCCGAACAGGCGCTTGGCGCAGCAAGGGAAACGCTACAATCGGTCTTCGCGCCGTGGATCCAGGCGCTGGCAATCGAAGCGCTATCGGCAGACGAAACGGGTGTCGATTTCCACCTTCCGGAAAATGCCGATCTGGTTCATGTGGGCGGGGTGATCTGCGGACAGGCAACGGCTTCCGCCGCCGACACCTGCGCCGTGGCAGCGCTTTCCGCCGCCAATGGCCGCTTTCGAACCTGCACCACGGTGGACATGACCACGCATTTCATCCGGCCCTTGAAGCCCGGTGCGGTTCTGATGCGCGTCGAGATCCTGTCGAATGGTCGGCGCATGGCCTATGTGCGGGTAGAGATGCGCGCTGAAGGCGACGCTCGCCTGGCCTTCACGGCGACCGGAGCCTATGCCTATCTGGAATAG
- the paaB gene encoding 1,2-phenylacetyl-CoA epoxidase subunit PaaB — protein MTKNLIPLWEVFIRPRNGLAHKHCGSVHAADEVMALQAARDVYTRRGEGTSIWVVPSSAITASDPENKDENFEPSLSKVYRHPTFYDIPEDVGHM, from the coding sequence ATGACCAAGAACCTGATCCCTCTTTGGGAAGTTTTCATCCGCCCGCGCAACGGGCTGGCCCACAAGCATTGCGGTTCGGTTCACGCCGCCGACGAGGTGATGGCGCTTCAGGCCGCGCGTGATGTCTACACGCGCCGGGGCGAGGGCACCTCCATCTGGGTTGTGCCGTCCTCCGCGATCACCGCGTCGGACCCGGAAAACAAGGATGAGAATTTCGAGCCGTCTCTTTCCAAGGTCTACCGTCACCCGACCTTCTACGATATTCCCGAAGATGTGGGGCATATGTGA
- a CDS encoding thiamine pyrophosphate-binding protein: MKTGGQLIVDSLEANGVDRIFSVPGESYLAVLDALHDSKIRNIVCRQEGGAAMMADCHGRLTGQPGICFVTRGPGATNASPGVHIAMQDSTPMILFIGQVASHAREREAFQEVDYRAFFGPIAKWATEIDNAARIPEILTRAFSVATSGRPGPVVISLPEDMLTSVVDAPAPQPFTPVETRPGAAEMKELAALLKDAKRPFVILGGSRWNEKAVADFQKAAEAWALPVGCSFRRQMLFDHLHPSYAGDVGIGANPKLAAAIKEADLVLLVGGRFSEMPSSDYSLIKSPYPEQKLVHVHTDAGELGRVYRPTLAINASATAFAEAFAALAPSGAPWAGETERLHQAYLDWSTPPKTGPGAVQMGPIMEYLESVLPDDAIFTNGAGNYATWVHRFHRFRRFATQGAPTSGSMGYGTPAAVAAKALFPERPVLAFAGDGCFMMNGQEFATAVQENLPIIVVVVNNGIYGTIRMHQEREYPGRVSGTSINNPDFAALARAYGGHGETVGKTEDFAAAFERAQASGKPALIEIKLDPEAITPAKTLTDIREKR, translated from the coding sequence ATGAAGACCGGCGGCCAGCTTATCGTCGACAGCCTTGAAGCCAATGGCGTCGACCGCATCTTCAGCGTGCCGGGCGAAAGCTACCTGGCGGTGCTCGACGCGCTTCACGATTCCAAGATCCGCAACATTGTCTGCCGTCAGGAAGGCGGCGCGGCGATGATGGCCGACTGCCACGGGCGGCTGACCGGCCAGCCCGGCATTTGCTTCGTCACGCGCGGGCCCGGCGCAACCAACGCCTCGCCCGGCGTTCACATCGCCATGCAGGATTCCACACCGATGATCCTGTTCATCGGACAGGTGGCAAGCCACGCGCGTGAACGCGAGGCGTTTCAGGAAGTGGATTACCGCGCCTTTTTCGGCCCCATCGCCAAATGGGCGACCGAGATCGACAATGCGGCGCGGATTCCCGAAATCCTGACGCGCGCCTTCTCGGTCGCGACCTCCGGTCGCCCCGGCCCGGTGGTGATTTCGCTTCCCGAGGACATGCTGACCAGCGTGGTGGATGCGCCCGCACCACAGCCCTTCACGCCGGTTGAAACACGCCCGGGCGCAGCCGAGATGAAAGAGCTTGCCGCTCTCCTGAAAGATGCCAAGCGTCCCTTCGTCATTCTCGGAGGTTCGCGCTGGAACGAGAAGGCCGTGGCCGATTTCCAGAAGGCGGCGGAAGCGTGGGCCCTGCCCGTTGGCTGCTCGTTCCGCCGGCAAATGCTGTTCGATCATCTGCATCCCTCCTATGCGGGCGATGTGGGCATCGGCGCGAACCCGAAGCTTGCGGCGGCAATCAAGGAAGCCGACCTGGTGCTGCTCGTCGGTGGCCGGTTCAGCGAAATGCCGTCCTCCGACTACTCGCTCATCAAGAGCCCCTATCCCGAACAGAAGCTGGTGCATGTGCACACCGACGCCGGAGAACTGGGCCGCGTTTACCGCCCGACACTTGCGATCAACGCTTCGGCAACCGCTTTCGCGGAGGCATTTGCCGCACTTGCGCCGAGCGGCGCGCCATGGGCGGGAGAGACCGAGCGCCTGCATCAGGCCTATCTCGACTGGTCGACCCCGCCAAAGACCGGCCCCGGCGCGGTTCAGATGGGGCCGATCATGGAGTATCTGGAAAGCGTTCTGCCGGACGATGCGATCTTCACCAATGGCGCGGGCAACTACGCCACCTGGGTGCATCGCTTTCACCGATTCCGCCGTTTCGCCACGCAAGGCGCGCCGACCTCCGGTTCCATGGGCTACGGCACACCGGCGGCGGTGGCCGCGAAGGCGCTCTTTCCCGAACGCCCGGTGCTGGCCTTTGCCGGTGACGGCTGCTTCATGATGAACGGGCAGGAATTCGCCACTGCCGTGCAGGAGAACCTGCCGATCATCGTGGTGGTGGTGAACAACGGCATTTACGGCACGATCCGCATGCATCAGGAGCGCGAATATCCCGGCCGCGTTTCCGGCACCTCGATCAACAATCCCGATTTCGCAGCGCTCGCCCGCGCCTATGGCGGGCATGGCGAAACGGTGGGGAAGACCGAGGACTTTGCCGCAGCCTTCGAGCGCGCGCAGGCAAGCGGGAAACCGGCACTGATAGAGATCAAGCTCGACCCGGAAGCCATCACGCCCGCCAAGACGTTGACGGATATTCGCGAAAAGCGCTGA
- the paaE gene encoding 1,2-phenylacetyl-CoA epoxidase subunit PaaE: protein MVPRFHDLKVASIERQTPDAVAIAFEIPADQAEAFAFTPGQYLTLATDIDGKEARRSYSICSAPGDPYLRVGVKKVADGRFSTFVNDVLSVGDTIRVMPPQGRFTALKGERHDYLLFAAGSGITPMLSIARTVLAHELDSTITLVYGNRSTETIMFLEELNDLKDRYMGRFTLIHLLSRETQDVDILNGRIDASRVGELADGGLIEPAAMDGVFLCGPGEMIDAVSGALEAMGVERDRIRFERFTPSGEAPAPRKASKAAREAVQEGVAVEVVVDGVRRSFSMQDADGTVLEAAHKAGIELPYSCAGGMCCTCRCRVVEGQSEMAVNFSLEPWEVEAGFTLACQTRPTEKKLVLDFDAA, encoded by the coding sequence ATGGTTCCGCGTTTTCACGATCTGAAAGTGGCTTCCATCGAACGCCAGACCCCTGATGCCGTGGCGATCGCCTTCGAAATCCCGGCGGATCAGGCGGAGGCGTTTGCCTTCACGCCCGGCCAGTATCTGACGCTCGCCACCGACATTGATGGCAAGGAAGCCCGCCGCTCCTATTCCATTTGCTCCGCACCCGGCGATCCCTATCTGCGCGTCGGCGTGAAGAAAGTGGCCGATGGCCGCTTCTCCACCTTCGTCAACGATGTGCTTTCGGTCGGCGACACGATCCGCGTGATGCCGCCGCAGGGCCGTTTTACCGCGCTCAAGGGCGAGCGCCACGATTACCTTCTGTTTGCCGCCGGCTCTGGCATCACGCCGATGCTCTCCATCGCCCGCACGGTTCTCGCCCATGAGCTCGACAGCACGATCACGCTGGTCTATGGCAACCGCTCCACCGAGACGATCATGTTTCTTGAGGAACTGAACGACCTCAAGGACCGCTATATGGGCCGCTTCACGCTGATCCATCTCCTGTCGCGCGAAACGCAGGATGTGGACATTCTGAACGGCCGCATCGACGCTTCGCGCGTGGGCGAACTCGCCGATGGCGGCCTCATCGAGCCCGCCGCCATGGACGGCGTTTTCCTGTGCGGCCCCGGCGAGATGATCGATGCTGTCTCCGGCGCACTTGAGGCCATGGGCGTCGAGCGCGACCGTATCCGCTTCGAGCGCTTCACGCCTTCCGGTGAAGCGCCGGCGCCCCGCAAGGCGTCAAAGGCTGCACGCGAGGCGGTTCAGGAAGGTGTTGCGGTCGAAGTCGTGGTCGATGGCGTGCGCCGCAGCTTTTCCATGCAGGATGCGGATGGCACTGTGCTTGAGGCGGCCCACAAAGCCGGCATCGAGTTGCCTTACTCCTGCGCCGGCGGCATGTGCTGCACCTGCCGCTGCCGCGTGGTGGAGGGACAATCGGAGATGGCCGTGAACTTTTCGCTGGAACCCTGGGAAGTGGAAGCCGGATTCACGCTCGCCTGCCAGACCCGCCCCACGGAGAAGAAACTGGTTCTCGATTTCGACGCGGCCTGA
- the paaC gene encoding 1,2-phenylacetyl-CoA epoxidase subunit PaaC has protein sequence MAAASPVSSEMLTAFLLRLADDHLIFGHRLSEWCGHAPMLEEDLAMPNMALDLIGQARSLYHYAGEVEGKGRDEDQLAYVRREREYVNCLMAERQNGDFAHTMLRQFYFAAFMQPLWQAMMTSTDEHLAGIAAKAEKEVAYHIRHAGEWVVRLGDGTEESTRRMKAAVEALAPYVDELFESDGVSRAVAEAGIAPDPSTLRPAFDAIIGPVFAEAGLEWVKTPYGQTGGRQGRHGEALGFLLAELQYMQRTYPGMSW, from the coding sequence ATGGCCGCCGCTTCTCCCGTTTCCAGCGAGATGCTGACGGCGTTTCTGCTGCGGCTTGCCGATGATCATCTCATTTTTGGCCACCGGCTTTCGGAATGGTGCGGTCACGCGCCCATGCTGGAAGAAGATCTCGCCATGCCAAACATGGCGCTCGATCTCATCGGTCAGGCGCGGTCGCTCTACCATTATGCCGGCGAGGTCGAGGGCAAGGGTCGCGACGAGGACCAGCTGGCCTATGTGCGCCGCGAGCGTGAGTATGTGAATTGTCTTATGGCCGAGCGCCAGAACGGCGATTTCGCGCACACGATGCTGCGCCAGTTCTATTTCGCTGCCTTCATGCAGCCGCTCTGGCAGGCCATGATGACCTCAACCGACGAGCATCTCGCCGGCATTGCCGCCAAGGCCGAGAAGGAAGTCGCCTATCACATTCGCCATGCCGGCGAATGGGTGGTGCGCCTTGGCGATGGCACAGAGGAAAGCACGCGCCGCATGAAGGCGGCGGTCGAGGCGCTGGCGCCCTATGTGGACGAGCTGTTTGAGAGCGACGGGGTTTCGCGGGCTGTGGCCGAGGCCGGCATCGCGCCCGATCCGTCCACCCTGCGGCCTGCTTTCGACGCCATCATAGGCCCGGTTTTTGCCGAGGCTGGCCTTGAATGGGTGAAAACGCCCTATGGCCAGACGGGCGGCCGTCAGGGCCGCCATGGCGAGGCGCTGGGCTTCCTTCTTGCGGAGCTGCAATATATGCAGCGCACCTATCCTGGGATGAGTTGGTGA